The following is a genomic window from Janibacter sp. DB-40.
CCCCACCGCCACCGCGAGCCGACGCACCGGACCGAAGGTCAGCGCGAGCGTGAGCGCCGCCGTGATCGCGAGCAGCCACAGGCCGATCGCGTAGGACTCGAAGCGGCCGTAGACGAACCCCATGACCAGCGGCGGGATGAAGCCGCCGAGGCCGCCGGCGGCGCCGACGATGCCGGTGACGCCACCGACCCGGCTGGGGTCGGTCACCTGGGCGATGAGCGCGAAGACGGCACCGCTGCCGGCGCCGAGGGCGGCGGCCATCGCGAGGAAGGCGACGGTGCCGCCGGCATGCAGCGGCGGGTTGCCCGCGGCGATGGCGGCGCAGACCGCCGTGACGGCGAAGACGACTCCGAGCACCGGGATCGAGCCGATCTTGTCGGCCATCGCCCCTCCGACGGGGCGCATGATCACCGCGATGACGACGAACCCGGCCATCCGCATCGACGCGTCCGCGGCCTCCAGGCCGTGCTCGGTGATGAGGTACGCCGGCAGGTAGACCGAGAAGGCGACGTACCCCCCGAAGGCGACCGAGTAGAGGATGCCGGCCTGCCAGGTCACGGGGAGGGTGATGTTGGCCCTGAGGCGCTGCATCATGCTCGTCGTCGGCGCGACCCGGCCCGGGGCGTCGCGCATGATCAGCCACGCGGCCACGGTGTACACCGCGAGGAGCGCGGCGGTGATGACGAAGGGGAGGGCGGCCCCCCTCTCGAACAGCGACACGGTGGTCAGGGCGCTGATCGCGGTACCACCCATGCCGGCTCCGAAGATGCCGATCGCCAGCCCGCGCTGCGACGGCTGGAACCACGCGTTGACGAAGGGGACGCCCACCGCGAAGACGGTGCCGCCGATCCCCAGGAAGAAGCCGGAGACCAG
Proteins encoded in this region:
- a CDS encoding MFS transporter, with the translated sequence MSTGDRVTSTPHTTAAVRSSTPWVMLAMATIGFAVNFWAWALISPLGPLFRNTGRLGELSELDVSMLVAVPVVVGSLGRIVVGSMTDRYGGRLMFPVVSALTILPVLFIGFFALDSYALLLVSGFFLGIGGTVFAVGVPFVNAWFQPSQRGLAIGIFGAGMGGTAISALTTVSLFERGAALPFVITAALLAVYTVAAWLIMRDAPGRVAPTTSMMQRLRANITLPVTWQAGILYSVAFGGYVAFSVYLPAYLITEHGLEAADASMRMAGFVVIAVIMRPVGGAMADKIGSIPVLGVVFAVTAVCAAIAAGNPPLHAGGTVAFLAMAAALGAGSGAVFALIAQVTDPSRVGGVTGIVGAAGGLGGFIPPLVMGFVYGRFESYAIGLWLLAITAALTLALTFGPVRRLAVAVGQAR